Genomic segment of Acidobacteriota bacterium:
AAGCCGGTATTTGCAATCATCCATCATCCAGTATGTCCAAAGCCGCCTGAACCCCTTTTTGTAGATGGGAGATCATCGACCTGGATAAGTTCGACCTTCGGCACTTCAGAGACGACCATCTGAGCTATTCGCTCTCCCCTCTTCAGCTTGATCGGTTCCCTCCCCAGGTTGATGGCAATGACTTTGATCTCCCCTCTGTAATCTGAATCGATGGTCCCTGGTGAATTGACCATGGTCAGACCAAACTTCAGCGCCGTTCCGCTCCTTGGTCTCACCTGCGCCTCGAAGCCTTCCGGAAGCGCTATGGCAAATCCTGTCGGGATTACAACCCTCTCCCCCGGTTTGATCATAACTTCATCTTCGATGCAGGCTGCAAGATCGAAACCGGAACTCCCATCGGTGGCAAACGATGGGATGGGAAGGTCATCGTTTCCCTGGCACCGTTTTACAAGAACCTTAACCTTCTTCATATAATCAGAATTCGAGTTCTTCCTTTCTTATCCTGAACTTCGAGAATTTTCCCAGAGCAGCCAGAGTCAGATGACTGTTGTTGAATATCCTGAAGCCAAGCTCCTGTATGTCTTTCGCCTTCACGGAATCGACACCCTTGAGAACTTCGCTCAGGGAAAACTGTCTGCCAAAATAGAGCTCATTTCTTGCGATGTTCGACATCCTGCTCGAAGTACTTTCGAGGGAGAGCATGAGACTCCCTTTAAGATGTTCCTTGGCAACTTTCAATTCGTTGGTAGAGATAAGCCTCTTCTTCAGGTTGACTAATTCCTGGATGATGAGCCTCAGGACTTCTTTGGCTGACCCGGGGTTCGTTGCAGCATAGACCATCAAGAATCCCGAGTCCACGAACGTGTTGACGCCGGAGAAGATAGAATAGGCAAGCCCCCGTTTCTCTCTGATGTTCTGAAAGAGCCTGGAGCTCATGGCCCCCCCCAGAAGGGTATTCAGGACGAGAAGCTGATATCTCTCTTCAAAGCTTCTCGGGAAGGCATCCATTCCGAGACAAAGGTGGAGTTGCTCCAGTTCGTTCTTCTTCCTCTTCACGATGGCGAAGTGGGGCTTTGGCGCCTTTAACTCTGTTTGGCTATCCTGGCCGGATAGCGAGCCGAAACTTTCTTCGACCATGGAAAGGATCTTCCTGTGATTGAGATTCCCTGCCGCGGCAATGAGGATGTTCCCGGGAGAATACCTTTTTCTGAAATAGCCCATTAACCTCTGATCGGTGATTTTAGCTATCTTCTCGACCGTTCCCTGGATCGGATTCCCCAGGGGATGTCCCTTCCAGAAGTTTTCCATGAAGATATCATAGACGAGCTCATCGGGCGTATCCTCCACCATCTTGATCTCCTCGTAGATTACCTTTCGCTCTTTTTCGATATCCTCATGATCTAATCTGGGATGAAGGACGATATCCGATAGCAACTCGAGAGCGACTGGAAGATGCTCATCCAGGATTTTGGCATAAAAGCAGGTATACTCCTTTGAAGTGAAGGCGTCGATCTGACCACCGATGGAATCGATGATGAGTGCGATCTTCTTGCCTGATTTGCTTTCAGTTCCCTTGAAGAGGAGATGTTCTATGAAATGCGAAATCCCGTTTTCCTCCGGTCTTTCGTGTCTGGACCCCTTTTTTAGCCAGACACCGAGAGTGATCGATCTCACATCGGGCATTTTTTCGGTTATGACCGTCAAGCCATTCGATAGTATTTCCTTTTTTATCATATAGTTAGATCTTTGTTCATCGGAAAATTTCGATCAGCGGGAATCTATCTTGAGGGCAAAGTATATCATACCCCACCCATTTTGAAAATCTCTTTAATCCTTTTGAAGCTGCCTATTTTTTATGGAAATCTTGGCCCCTGAGCGACACTTGCCAGGAGCAGATGAGCGCTACCAATGGCGCGGCCGCCCACCCACGTTCTTCTGGTCCTTCTCCTGCTGTTGCTGATACTCCAGGAGGTCAAATATGGAAAACAGCCACTCATTGTAGTACTCTTTCTTGCGATACTGCTTGAACGCCTTCTCCGCGCTCTTGGAAACAACGCCTGCTATCTGCAGACCAGCAATCTTTCCACCACTCGTTTGGAGGCCCTGCGGCATGCGTTGCAGCGGCATACCCCTCTCCTGGAGTCCTGCTGGCAATTGCCCCTCAATGGGTGGAGCGTTGGGATTGATCAACCCTTTTCCATCTGGAGAAAGGTAGAGAAGATTCCATTCTCCATCCGGGGACAGTGGATCTCTATAAAGCTTTCTCAAGTACCGCTGATGCCTTTGTCCCCTCTCTGTAAGCTCCTTGAGATCCGTGGGGAGCCTCCCACGGTCTTTCCTGAAATTCTTGAGCGCGATCGCGTATTCCCAGCCCCGGAAAATCAGCTCTTCCTCCTTTTCTCTCTGGAGGACTGTACTCCACGACTGGGCAGCAACGGTGAGCAGAATCATGGAAACGGCTACCGCTATGACGAGGGTTAGTAGCAGATGTCCTCTCTCTGAATCCAGTATTCTATGTATTGGGTGATGACATTTCATTTTCAGACTCAAGTCGGTTCGTCTGACCGATTAGACGAAGATTTATCAGGTCAAGCAACGCATTTGAATTCATTCAATGGTTACTTTGCAAATGTCGCTGCTCTCTTTTCCTCCATCGTCCGTGACGGTAAGTGTCACGAAGTACTGGCCGGTCATGTTATACGAGCAGATCCCCAAGGAGTTTGGATTCTGCTGTGTTCCAGTGGGATAAGTTGTACCATTGCCGCACAGCCAGAAGTAATGGACGATCGACCCGTCTTCATCGTAAGACCCGCTTCCATCCAGTTTGACGGTAACGTTCCCCGACGACGGGAGCTTTGTCCTCTGATCGGCACCCGCATCAGCCGTTGGAGGAAGGTTATCAACGACGTTTTCAATGATGTAATCCTGATCATAGGCGCCACTGTTATCATAGACGGTAAGCTTCACGATGACGTTCTGTTCCTGATTGTATTCCCTGAGCAGTGAGGGAACGGCTGGATCATATGGAGTAGGATCGGGGGGGACCTTCTCCGGCGGATCGATATCCGGATACAGTTCCCATTTGTATCCAATGATACTCCCATCGGAGTCCACCGATCCACTGCCATCGAACGTTACGTTCCTGCCGGTCTTGACGGGATTCGGTTCGGCTGTAAGAAGAACGGTTGGCGCCTTATTCCCGCTTCCCACGGCGACCTGGATCTCCGCGGTGGCACTTCCAGACCTTGCGGTCACCTTCGTCGTTGCATTAGTCTTCAATGTATCCCTGGCTATTCCGTTGGAATCGGTCATAACCGCATCGCCATTCGATGTAAGGCTTCCCGTCGGTGAAGCGGAGAATCTAACCCCGACACCCTTCACGGCGTTGAAGGATCCGTCAAGGACCTGTGCAGTGATGACCGACGTTCCGAATCCGCTTGTATCGGGACGAATCGTATCGGGATTGGCAGAGAGAAGGATCGTCGATTCATCAGGAGCCGTCGGGTCGCTCTTTTCACAGGTCCAGAGCGGCAGCATAGCCAGAGCAAAGAGAGCAATAATGCCTGCCTTTCTCATGTTTAATCTCCTTATGTTGCTTTCATGTTATTCTTAAAGTATCTATCTCTTTTCATGACAGGATGTCATCGTCCATCCTATCCCTATTTCCCAAGCGCTCAAGGCACACTGCTCACCACTTCCTGACAGTGGCCTGCATCATCCGTTGCCAGATTATTATCAGTCACGGTGAGGAATACGATCATGGTTTGTGCATGATCGAAGCTCTTCACGAACATGGAAATATCACTTCCCTCAAGCGTTTCCGACGGTGGATCGAGCATCGGATCGGGTCTGTCGGGAATCACCCCGATATCACATTGATGATCGTACCAGAATTCCCATTTATAGTTCGTGATTGTGCCATCTACATCACCCGATGTAGTTCCATCGAAGACAGCATTTCTGTTGACCTCAACGGGGTTGGGTTCGGTGATGATCCTTGCCGTGGGAGGTTCATTCTCCAAAACATAAGGGATTGTGAGCGTTGCCGTTGCGCTTCCGGATTGAACCGTGATCGTCGTGCTCCTGTCGTTGATCAGGATATCAGTCGCCCTTCCTTCCGAATCAGTCTTGATCGGATGCCCATCGGATTGAAATCCTCCTTCCGTTCCGACCGGGTTTGCCGTGAAGAGAACTCCAATCCCCTGCATGGGGACGAAGGAGGAATTGACGACACGGGCCGTCACGGTCGTTGCTCCATATTCGGCGCCGGGGAGGTTACTTCCGTTCCCGGCCAGAATGAAATCGGGTTCCGCATTGACGTAGATGAGAAGATCTCCAGTATCCGATACATTGCCTTCTTCACAGGAGAGAACCGGAAGCAGGATCATGACGAATAAGATAAAGATTCCTTTTCTCATGTTGGTCTTGCAACCTTTCTATCTTTCTTACCATTCCGAATATGGAACTCCATCGAGACCGACTCCTTCGGCTCCGCTTCTGACATCTATGATCCCCTGTTCACCCATCGGGTCATCGGTGATTTCAGAGTATTCGAATTGCCATGTGTCTGCCGATTTCGTCATCGGGTCGGTGGGAATCACCCGGATATATTTTTCCTCGACGAGAACCTGAAGGTCCGTAGGATATTTCCCCTTGTCCGCGTAATACTGATCGATGCAATCCCTCAGTATGTAGAGATCCTCTTTCAGGACGGCCTCCTTCGCCTTCTGGATGGCGTTCTTGTACTGAACTGCGGCAACCGTCACGATAATCCCGATGAGCGCCACAACGATGAGAAGCTCGATGAGCGTGAATCCCTTTTCCTTCATTCCTTTTGTCCCTGTAAGGAATCGAAACTCTGGTTTCATATGAGTCAAAAACTTCCCTCTTTTATTACCAATCTTTATACTTCGTTCCGTCGAGTGCCGTGTCGTTGCTCTTCGTGTAAATATCGAAGATGTTCTCGCCGCCCCAGAACTCTGAGTCCGGTTCGTCCCGGCTCGATCGAAATCCCCATTCAGTGGTGCCGGTCATGGGGTCAACCGGTATTCGTCTCAGGAATTTGGCCTTTCTCTCGACTGCCAGCCCCAGATCAATCCCCTCGACGAGAGTCTCCAGATCCGGAGGGTAAAGATCTTCATTGTCTGCATCGAGCTGCTGTCTGACGCCGGGAAACCTTGATGCAAGCTCATGAAACTCATCGATCGCCATCCTTATCTCCCTCAGTGCCCTTCTCAATTCGATCTCCTTCTGCTTCTTGATGATGTTCCTTCCGACGGGCATGGCGACGGAGGCGATTATGAGCATGATGGCGACGACGCAGATGAGTTCGATGATCGTAACCCCGCATCGCCCGCTTAATTTCACCTTCCAGAGCATTAGTTACCTCAGGAATTAATCGATCCGGGTCGTCTTGCGTCAATAAGAAAGATACCTCGAAATTGATTCATATGCATGAGTCACTTCCCGGGTTGAATGACGAGGTTCACCGACGAGAAGGTAGCCCTCAAGTTCTGTGCCTTCGGGTCCTTCACGCTCTGTCCGCTGAACTCAAAAGAGCATGGACCGTCGCTCACGGCAAGAAACTGCAGCACGCACAGCGTTCCGCTCCCAGACGCGCCCGTCTGGCTTCCAATTCTGGAGATCCCGACGATGATCTCTCCTCCGCTGGCCGATTCCGATGCAATGAAGACTGTGCTTGTACCATCCGCGTTAAGGAAATTCCCCTCAATGCCGGGAGGCACGAACTCCAGGACCTGAGGATTGAATCTCAGATGGAAGGGAACCGAGCCGACGTTGGATGCCCCTTCTATAACGATGCTGAGACTGATCGTATCACCGATGCTGTACGTGGGCTTCGATGGAACGATGGAGACCCGTGCCATGCCTGTCAGTTTTTCAGGCTCCTCTGCCAGCGGCTCGGGCGATTCAGGCTCCTCTGCCTCCGGTTGTTTCAGAGCCTCCTCTTCGACTTTTGGAGGCGGAGCTTCCTCAGGTATTCTCCTTTCTCGCGGTCTTGCTACTGCGCCAGGAGCGGCCGGCCGTTGTTGAATGGTTACTATTGGAGTCTCCTCAGGTCCACTGAACGGAGTCTCACCGGCGGCGTTCCTCGTGCTCCCACGCAGGCGCATGTTCTCATCTGTTCCTACCCACAGGGCCATGAGATCGTCTTCCCTGATGTCAGGAATCCTGATGATGTGTGGCGTGAGCGTGAGCACGATATCCATCTCAGAATTTTCAATGGAATTCTTTCCAAATATCCTTCCCAGGAATGGAAGGTCGCTGACGCCCGGAACTCCGCTAAGCGAATTGATGTCATCCTTCTTTATGAGTCCTGCCAGCATGTTCGTTTCGCCATCCTTGAGCCTGATCACCGTCTTAATGTCCCTCTCGCCGATGATCGGCTGGCTGACACCATAGGACCCCGTTACCTGACCTGTAAGGGAGCTAACCTTCACCTGCACCTTCAGCGTGATCTCCTTATTGTGATGGACCCTTGGTTCGATGTTCAGCTCGATGCCTACATTCTGATAGGTGAAGGAGGTCAGGGGCACGATATTCCCACCAATGGTCTGGGCAGTGCTGAACGTAGTCGTCGGTATCGGCACCCTGTCCCCGATGTGGATCTCCGCCTTCTCCCCTTCCGCCACTCTCAGTTGTGGCTTGGAGATCGTTTTCGTATCAGAATCGGATTTCAGAAAGTCAAGCATGATACCTGGGATGGGACCGACGAGCCATGCCGACTGTTGCTTCAGAAGCCTCAGGTTATTCATCGGAATTGCATCCTCTGCGCCGTAGGTCACACCGATTGTCTTGGCCGTCAGGTCGAGGCCGAGGTTCTGGATGATTTTTCTATTTATTTCTAAAAGCTCCACGTCGATGATGATCTCCGCCTTGGACTTGTCGTTTGCCTCGATGATCTTTTCCGCAATCTCAACCTTTTCTGGCGTGTCCTTGATTGTGATTGAATTAAGCATGCTGTTGTCAGCAATCTGTCTGGTGTTGAGCAGTGTGCGGACCAGAGCGGAAACCTGCTTCGGATCGGCATTCGAAAGATAGAAGGTCCGGATGACGTTGTCTTCGTACTCCTGCCTCTTCTGTTTGTTGTCCGGCGCGATGAGCAGAGTGTTTTCATCGATTACCTTATAGAAGTGCTTGTTGGTCATCATGAGGATGTCCATCGCTTTCTCGAAGGAGATGTTGGCAAGATCTATGTCTATCTTCCTTTGGAGGTCCACCTTGTCGTCGTAGATGAAATTGATCCCGGAGACCTTCGATAGGATGTCGTAAATCTTCCCTACGGTTTCCTCTTTGAATTTCATGGCGATAGGTTCCTGGGAGCGGGGGTTTAGCTTTGGAGGAGCCAGTGCTTCTCTTTTCGCGCGCGCCTTCATCTCCTCGATCTCAGACACCGGTACCGCCTTCTTCTCCAGTAACTTCATTGCCTTCTCGAGTTCGTTGAAAGCATACTGGTTGGAAGGGTCCAGGGCGACGGTCTGTTGAAGCTCCGCGATGGCGAGCTCGATCTGCCCCGAGTCGAGATATTTTTTCCCCTTCTCGAAGTGGATGGCCGAGGCTTTGATCTTGGCCCTCGCCAGAGCCACGCTGTATCTCGTGTTGCCGGGATCCATGGCCAGCGCCTTGGAGTATCCGATGACCGCTTTATCCCAATCCTCCCTCTTGGCATTCTTCTCGGCCTTCCTGTAAGCGTTCTGCGCTGCGCAGGATGCAAGGAAGAGCACCACTAAAAGCAGTGTGGCAAACTTGAAGATTTGCTTCATATTCACGATGACACCCCTTGAATGATCAAATTTACGTTTCATTTTCCAAAGGGCAGGACCTTCTTCTGATCCCGCCACTCATCTCTTACGTATCCCATGACGAGAGAATCGAAATCGATCTTGATGATCATGAACTGGTCTTTGACGGTTTCCCCCTCTTTTCCGAAATAGAGATCCTTACCTTCTTCCAGGACTGCGATCTTATCCTCAGGTTTTCCAAGATACCCTATGAACTTGAAGTTGATAGGCGGGGCGGGAGGTGGAGGAGGAGGAAGGAGGGCTCTCCGTTCGGCCTCCTTACGTTCTTCTTCCACCCTTATCTTTTCTTCCGCCTCCCTCCTCTTTCTCTCTTCTTCAGCTCTCCTCTGCGCTTCCTCCTGCAGCTTCCTGATCTCCTCCAGCTCCTGCGGAGTCGGCTTCGGCTTGTCATAGTTAAAGAGGTTTCTCCCCGCAGGATCATAGACCGCGCTGTTGTGAGCCAGCAAGTCAATCCTCAGAGCGGGAACATCGTACCTGATTGGGTTCTCTTTCATGAGCCCCCTTTCCACGGACTTAGCGACGGCCTTCGGCTTGCCACCGAAAAGGGAATACTGGCTAACCTGGAAGTAGAGGACAACGAAGAAGGTAACTGCAACGATTACCAGAAGGATCTGTTTGAAAGTGACCTTTTTCATCACCGTTAGATTCTTCTCCTCATCTTTCGCATCTCATTTCGCATTTCAGAGAGATATGGAGCGTTGAAGAAAGTGGAGAGCTGGATGTTGAGCTGGAGGATCACTCCTCCCTCCTTGGCAGTCCTCAGAAATACCCTGTCGATGATCATGAAATTCGTGGAATTCTCTATCTTGTTGATGAACTGCCTCAGATTACCGTATGTCCCCGTCATCGGCAGAGAAATGGAGAAGCGCTCCACCCCCTCCTTGGGCATCTCTTCGTTATCGTAAGAGACGCTCTCCGGATTGATGCCAAACTCATTGGCGATGGATACGATCTCAAGCTGGATATCAATCATCTTCTGATCTTTTGTGGAAAGAATCTTCTCGTAGAATTGCTTAATTGACCTCTCAGTTTCTTCTATTCGTGCCAGTCTTTGCTCCAGTTCAAGAACCATCGCCTTTTTCTTGTCGAGGGCCTGCATCGTGGGATTGCTATCGGCATTCAGAGAGCGATAGCCAGATATGGCCAGCCTTGTGAAGAAGATGAAGAAGAGGATGTTCAGAACAAAAGCGGCCAACAGAATTACGATGATCGTCCCGCTTTCCCTCCTTATGTCGAAACCGTTTGTTTTTCTGGTCGTTTCTGGTGCTGCCATTTATTCTCCTTCGACCCGGCCAGTTTTCATGGCCTCTTCGCCAGTCATACTGGACGTTGATTCCTCACCTTCCGGAATAGAAGCTTCCCTGAAGGAGCTCTCACCAGATGCACTATAAAAAGCCTCTTTCTCTTTGAAGATGTCTTCCATATCTTTCCCTACCTGATTGTACTCAAAGGCCAGAGAAAACGTCAGATCGGAACCTTCCACAGATCGGTAGCTTTCGGGGCGAACTCTGCTGAAGCTGGGACTTGCCTGAAGGTTTTTTTCGAATTCAAAGAAGCTCTTCAGATCCTTTGCCAGGCCATCGACTCTCACCTCAATCCCTCTCTCCTTGAAAATCGGCCTGATGGACTGCATCCTGATGGAGTAGGGCATCACTTCTTCCAGTTTATTGAAGAGGTCGGTCCAGAAGAACTTCCGCATCAGGATGATATCGTTTGCGAAGATCGCCTCCTCGGTGATTTCCCTGGTATCCTTCTTTGAGATGATGTCTTTGATCCTCTGGGCTCTTTTCTCCAGATTGTTCACCTCATCCTGGCTTGTGGAAAGAACGCCGGTGATCTCCCCGCGGAGGGTTCTAAAATGCATGAAGAAGTATATGTTAAGCGTCGTTATCACGAGAAGCAAGAAGATCAGCATCCCGTGGAAGAGACAGAACATCATGTTGTTCCTGAAAGGATTGCTCGCAAGGTTGATTTCTAACCGGTTCATTCGATTCTCCCAACTATGGCACCTATGGCGGGTGTCAGCTTCTGTTTCGACTCGTGATCGCAGTTCGGGAACCCGTCAAAGTGGACGATGGCCGAAGGATCGATGATCTCATATTCCTCCAGACCGATCTCTCCTACCAGGCTTACGATCCTCTCTGCCGGGTAACTGGCTGATCGGATATAAACCTTTTCTAGACCCTTGCCGGACAGTTTTTCGGAATAGTAGGACAGGGACGTCGTCAGCTCCCGTTTCAGAGATCGCATCACCTCATCCTCATCCATGCCTTCGTGGGCCTGGTAGTTCTTGCAGCGGAAGAACATCATGTTCCCCTGGCGGAAGATCAGGAAGGTGAAGTAGTTGCAGGAAAAATTGAGGAGCGCAATGTCTGTCATCTCCTCCATGGCTCGACGATACAGATTGTGGATCCCGAAGGTGGCGATGTCGATCAATCCTGCTCTCATGTCCATCTCCTGAAACAGCTCTTCGTACTGCCTGAGGATACTCTTGAGCATGAGCGAGACAAGGATGACCCTCTCGCGATCATTCGCTGTGTTACCCAGCACCTGGTAGGAGATGTTAGCATCTTCCAGCTTGAAGGGAATGGATCTCTTCAATTTCCACTTAATCATCTCCATGAGCTGCCTCCTGTTAGAGGGGATCTCCTGGAAATTGAGAAGCGAGACACGGACGATGTTGTCCGGGATAACGAGGGAGAGCCTGGGTGTCTTGAAGCCGATCTGGAAGAGGGCATCCTTGATGACCTTCATAAGAGCCTCCCTGTCATGTATCTCCGGATGGAAGATGGACTGACCGACAGCATCCTCGGGAAGCGCTTTGATGATGTAGTTCCCCAGATGCCATCCATCCTTCTCTTTTCGCATCCGGACCAGAACCAGGTACTTCCTGCTCACTTCAGCCGCGAACACCGGGTAGCTCGGCTTGAACGGCGATATTCTGTCCAGAAAATCCAGACTCAAATGCGGTTTTTTAAATTCGAATTTCAAATGCTCCTCACTCCACAAATGTCACTTTGTTGATCTCTCTCAGGGTCGTCTGCCCCTCGAGGACCTTCTCGACTGCTGATTCTCTCAGGAAGGTCATCCCCTCTTCTTTGGCTGCTCTCTTTATGTCTGCAGCCGGCCTCTTTTCGATTATCATCTCTCTGATCCTGTCCGACATGTCGAGAAGCTCGGCAATGGCCGTTCTCCCCCGGTATCCCGTTCCGCCACACTCGATGCATCCTCGTCCCTCATAGAAGCTGTAGTTAATATAGATCTTTGGATCCAACCCGGATTCCTCGAGCATCTCTGCCATGATATTCGACTTCTGCTTGCAGGATGGGCAGATGAGCCTAACGAGCCTCTGCGCCAGGACGCAGTTCAGAGCGGAGACGAAGTTGTATGGTTCCACCTTCATGTTAAGGAATCTGCCAAGCACGTCGACAACGTTGTTGGCATGGACTGTCGTGAAGACGAGGTGTCCGGTAAGCGCGGACTGTATGGCGATCTGCGCAGTCTCTTCGTCGCGGATCTCTCCGACCAGGATCTTGTCAGGGTCGTGTCTCAGGATCGACCTCAAGCCCCTCGCAAAAGTCAATCCTTTCTTCTCGTTGACCGGTATTTGCGTGATCCCGGGAATCTGATATTCCACCGGATCCTCGATCGTGATGATCTTGTCCTCTTCGTTCTTGATTTCAGAGATGGCTGCATAGAGGGTCGTCGTCTTTCCGCTACCTGTCGGCCCCGTCACAAGGACCATACCGTAAGGTTCCGTGATGAACCTCCTCAATCGCTTTAGCTCTTTCTCGCTGAAGCCGAGGACGCTGAGATTCAGCTGGGCGAATTGCTCGTTGGCCGATTCCTTATCGAGGATACGGATAACGGCATCTTCCCCATGAATCGAGGGCATGATGGAGACACGGAAGTCAATCGCCTTCCCTTTCACCCTCAATTTGAAGCGCCCGTCCTGCGGGATCCTCTTCTCCGAGATGTCTAGCTCGGACATGACCTTGATGCGTGAGATGATTGTCGAGTGGAACTTCTTATCAATCGGTTCCATCGCCTGGTAGAGGACCCCATCGATCCTGTACTTTATTACGACTTCCCGCTCCCTCGTTTCGACATGGATGTCGCTGGCCCGCCTCTGGAGTGCATTGAAGATGGTAGAATCAACAAGCTTGATGATTGGACTCTGATCGCTGGTTAGCTTGTCGATGGTGAGCGTCTCCTCGCCTTCCTCTTCGTCCTGGAGGATCTGGAGCTTGAATTCCTCTGTGGCTTCATCGAGGACCCGCTGCGAGCTCTCGCTCTTTTTCAGGATGTCTTGTATGGCAGATTGCGTCCCGACTGTCACCTCGATGTCCATTCCAAGGAGGAGCTCCAGCTCGTCAATCATCAGGACGTCCGTTGGATCGGACACGATGATGACGAGGTGGTTGTTCTCCCTTCTGTAAGGTACAAAGTTGTACCGGAACATGAGATCCACGGGGATCATCCGGAAGAGCTCTGAATCAAACTGGAAATTGTGCAGGTCCACATATTCGATTCCCAGTCTTTCCGCCAACTTCTGCGCCTGATATTCCTCGGAGAGGACCTCCTCCTGGCCTCCCGCATATTCACCGCTCTCCGGGAGCAGGTCCTTGAGAGACTGGAGTGTGCTCTCTTTTTCCGCTGTCTTCTTCACTTTATTTGCCATCCTGAGACCCCTTTAGAATTGGCTGCGCCCATAGACCTTCAGAAGTGGCAGGTAGATGGCGAGAAGCATACCACCCACAACGAAGGCCATGAAAATGAGAAGCATGGGCTCGAGCAGGGAGAGGAGCGTATTGACCTTCTGCTCTATCTCCTCATCCGTAAAATCAGAGACATTCCCCAGCATCTCCTCGAGAGAACCGGTCGACTCGCCAACCTTGATCATCTCGATCGCCATGTCACTCATGAGTCCAGTTTTTTCGAGGGATTCCCACATGGCCTCTCCTTCCTTCACCTTCCTGGCAACACTCATTATCTCTCGCGTGAAGAGGGAATTTCCGATGGCGTTTCCGGC
This window contains:
- the dut gene encoding dUTP diphosphatase, with amino-acid sequence MKKVKVLVKRCQGNDDLPIPSFATDGSSGFDLAACIEDEVMIKPGERVVIPTGFAIALPEGFEAQVRPRSGTALKFGLTMVNSPGTIDSDYRGEIKVIAINLGREPIKLKRGERIAQMVVSEVPKVELIQVDDLPSTKRGSGGFGHTG
- a CDS encoding pitrilysin family protein, whose translation is MIKKEILSNGLTVITEKMPDVRSITLGVWLKKGSRHERPEENGISHFIEHLLFKGTESKSGKKIALIIDSIGGQIDAFTSKEYTCFYAKILDEHLPVALELLSDIVLHPRLDHEDIEKERKVIYEEIKMVEDTPDELVYDIFMENFWKGHPLGNPIQGTVEKIAKITDQRLMGYFRKRYSPGNILIAAAGNLNHRKILSMVEESFGSLSGQDSQTELKAPKPHFAIVKRKKNELEQLHLCLGMDAFPRSFEERYQLLVLNTLLGGAMSSRLFQNIREKRGLAYSIFSGVNTFVDSGFLMVYAATNPGSAKEVLRLIIQELVNLKKRLISTNELKVAKEHLKGSLMLSLESTSSRMSNIARNELYFGRQFSLSEVLKGVDSVKAKDIQELGFRIFNNSHLTLAALGKFSKFRIRKEELEF
- a CDS encoding type II secretion system protein, which encodes MKCHHPIHRILDSERGHLLLTLVIAVAVSMILLTVAAQSWSTVLQREKEEELIFRGWEYAIALKNFRKDRGRLPTDLKELTERGQRHQRYLRKLYRDPLSPDGEWNLLYLSPDGKGLINPNAPPIEGQLPAGLQERGMPLQRMPQGLQTSGGKIAGLQIAGVVSKSAEKAFKQYRKKEYYNEWLFSIFDLLEYQQQQEKDQKNVGGRPRHW
- a CDS encoding PKD domain-containing protein, encoding MRKAGIIALFALAMLPLWTCEKSDPTAPDESTILLSANPDTIRPDTSGFGTSVITAQVLDGSFNAVKGVGVRFSASPTGSLTSNGDAVMTDSNGIARDTLKTNATTKVTARSGSATAEIQVAVGSGNKAPTVLLTAEPNPVKTGRNVTFDGSGSVDSDGSIIGYKWELYPDIDPPEKVPPDPTPYDPAVPSLLREYNQEQNVIVKLTVYDNSGAYDQDYIIENVVDNLPPTADAGADQRTKLPSSGNVTVKLDGSGSYDEDGSIVHYFWLCGNGTTYPTGTQQNPNSLGICSYNMTGQYFVTLTVTDDGGKESSDICKVTIE
- a CDS encoding type II secretion system protein; this translates as MKPEFRFLTGTKGMKEKGFTLIELLIVVALIGIIVTVAAVQYKNAIQKAKEAVLKEDLYILRDCIDQYYADKGKYPTDLQVLVEEKYIRVIPTDPMTKSADTWQFEYSEITDDPMGEQGIIDVRSGAEGVGLDGVPYSEW
- a CDS encoding type II secretion system protein; translation: MLWKVKLSGRCGVTIIELICVVAIMLIIASVAMPVGRNIIKKQKEIELRRALREIRMAIDEFHELASRFPGVRQQLDADNEDLYPPDLETLVEGIDLGLAVERKAKFLRRIPVDPMTGTTEWGFRSSRDEPDSEFWGGENIFDIYTKSNDTALDGTKYKDW
- a CDS encoding secretin N-terminal domain-containing protein; the encoded protein is MKRKFDHSRGVIVNMKQIFKFATLLLVVLFLASCAAQNAYRKAEKNAKREDWDKAVIGYSKALAMDPGNTRYSVALARAKIKASAIHFEKGKKYLDSGQIELAIAELQQTVALDPSNQYAFNELEKAMKLLEKKAVPVSEIEEMKARAKREALAPPKLNPRSQEPIAMKFKEETVGKIYDILSKVSGINFIYDDKVDLQRKIDIDLANISFEKAMDILMMTNKHFYKVIDENTLLIAPDNKQKRQEYEDNVIRTFYLSNADPKQVSALVRTLLNTRQIADNSMLNSITIKDTPEKVEIAEKIIEANDKSKAEIIIDVELLEINRKIIQNLGLDLTAKTIGVTYGAEDAIPMNNLRLLKQQSAWLVGPIPGIMLDFLKSDSDTKTISKPQLRVAEGEKAEIHIGDRVPIPTTTFSTAQTIGGNIVPLTSFTYQNVGIELNIEPRVHHNKEITLKVQVKVSSLTGQVTGSYGVSQPIIGERDIKTVIRLKDGETNMLAGLIKKDDINSLSGVPGVSDLPFLGRIFGKNSIENSEMDIVLTLTPHIIRIPDIREDDLMALWVGTDENMRLRGSTRNAAGETPFSGPEETPIVTIQQRPAAPGAVARPRERRIPEEAPPPKVEEEALKQPEAEEPESPEPLAEEPEKLTGMARVSIVPSKPTYSIGDTISLSIVIEGASNVGSVPFHLRFNPQVLEFVPPGIEGNFLNADGTSTVFIASESASGGEIIVGISRIGSQTGASGSGTLCVLQFLAVSDGPCSFEFSGQSVKDPKAQNLRATFSSVNLVIQPGK
- the pilO gene encoding type 4a pilus biogenesis protein PilO produces the protein MAAPETTRKTNGFDIRRESGTIIVILLAAFVLNILFFIFFTRLAISGYRSLNADSNPTMQALDKKKAMVLELEQRLARIEETERSIKQFYEKILSTKDQKMIDIQLEIVSIANEFGINPESVSYDNEEMPKEGVERFSISLPMTGTYGNLRQFINKIENSTNFMIIDRVFLRTAKEGGVILQLNIQLSTFFNAPYLSEMRNEMRKMRRRI